The window GAACGCGGCGTTGACCTCGTCCTTGGTGGTCTCGCGGCCGAGCTGCAGAACCAGGTCGGTCACCGAACCCGTGGGCACCGGCACCCGCATCGCGATGCCGTCGAGCTTGCCCTTGAGCTCCGGGATGACGAGCGAGGTGGCCTTCGCGGCGCCGGTCGAGGTCGGGATGATGTTGGTCGCGGCGGCGCGGGCGCGGCGCAGGTCCTTGTGCGGGAAGTCCAGGATCACCTGGTCGTTCGTGTACGCGTGGATCGTGGTCATCAGACCCTTCTCGATCCCGAAGGTGTCGAGCATGACCTTCGCCATCGGCGCGACGCAGTTCGTCGTGCAGGACGCGTTGCTGATGATCGTGTGCGCGGCCGGGTCGTACGAGGTGTGGTTGACGCCCATCACGATCGTGATGTCCTCGTCGTTGGCGGGCGCCGAGATGATGACCTTCTTCGCGCCGGCGTCGACGTGCTTGCGGGCGTCCGCGGCCTTGGTGAAATGGCCGGTCGACTCGAGGACGATGTCCGCCCCGAGGCTCTTCCACGGCAGATTTCCCGGGTCGCGCTCGGAGGTGACCGCGAAGGTCTTGCCGCCGACGGTGATGTCGTTCTCGGTCGCCTTCACCTCGAGGCCGAGGCGGCCGAGGATGCTGTCGTACTTCAGCAGGTGCGCGAGCGTGTTGTTGTCGGTGAGGTCGTTCACGCCGACGATCTCGACGTCCGCTCCGCTCGCGAGGACCGCACGGAAGAAGTTGCGGCCGATACGCCCGAAACCGTTGATGCCGACCCGGATGGTCACGACCGTCTCCTCCTGCTGGCTGTTGGCCTGCACTGGTTGTTCCTAGTGGCACTGCTGACTGTGCTGCTGAACCTACCCCTGGCCTGGTGTCGTCGCTCTGACAGGTGCCCCGGGCGGGGCAATCCACGCGAATCGGTTGCACGCCGGTGCAACCGGACGGATCGTGGTGTGATGCGGACCTCTCGGTGGTGGCGGGCCGGCGGCCTCGTGCTCGCCGGGGCCCTGGCGGTGGCAGGAACGACGATCAGCGGGTCGGTCCGGGCGGACTCATCCGCGGACACATCCGCGGACACATCCGCCGGCGCGGCCGCGGGCGAGACTGCAACCACGGTCCGGGTCGGGCCGTTCGTGCTGCCGCCCGCGCCGATGGGCGAGGCGCACGTGAACCGGCCGATCCCGAGCATCCCGAAGCCCTGCGAGGACTGCTTCATCACCGCGATCGAGCCCCGCTTCGTGACCGCGGACGGGCAGCGCGCGGACATGAGCAAGGGCCTGATGCTCCACCACGTCGTCATCACCGAGCCGGGCGCCACCGACGTCACCTGTGGCCGCAACGGCGTCGGCGCCCTGGGCCGGCGGCTGTTCGCCGCCGGCGACGAGCGGACGCCGATCCGCCTGCCCGACGGCTTCGGCTTTCGCGTCCAGCCGGGACCGTGGGCCGGGATCATCGAGATGATGAACCACTCGGACACCCCGCAGGTGGTGTTCTTCGAGACCGTCGTCCACCACGTCCCGGCCTCGACGCCCGGCATGAAGCCGGTGACGCCGGTGTGGCTCGACGCCGCGAACTGCGGGACGTCGGAGTTCGCGGTCCCCGCCGGCAAGTCGGCCACCCCGTGGACCTGGACGTCGTCGCTGACCGGACGCATCGTCGCCGCGGGCGGCCACGTCCACGCCGGCGGCGTCGGCCTGACGCTCGACAACGTCACGACCGACCAGCGGATCTGCTCCTCCCGCGCGGGCTACGGCACCGGCGCGATGGAGGGGATGATCTCCCGGATGTCGACGTGCAGCTGGGACTCCCTCGGCGCCCTGCACGCCGGCGACGAGCTGCTGCTGACCAGCCTCTATCACGCCCACGAGGCCATGAACGACGTCATGGGCATCATGCTGATCGCCGTCCACGA of the Sporichthya polymorpha DSM 43042 genome contains:
- the gap gene encoding type I glyceraldehyde-3-phosphate dehydrogenase encodes the protein MTIRVGINGFGRIGRNFFRAVLASGADVEIVGVNDLTDNNTLAHLLKYDSILGRLGLEVKATENDITVGGKTFAVTSERDPGNLPWKSLGADIVLESTGHFTKAADARKHVDAGAKKVIISAPANDEDITIVMGVNHTSYDPAAHTIISNASCTTNCVAPMAKVMLDTFGIEKGLMTTIHAYTNDQVILDFPHKDLRRARAAATNIIPTSTGAAKATSLVIPELKGKLDGIAMRVPVPTGSVTDLVLQLGRETTKDEVNAAFQAAAQGELKGILEYTEDPIVSSDIVTAPASCTFDSKLTMVQGSQAKIVGWYDNEWGYSNRLVDLIALVGKSL